The proteins below are encoded in one region of Mauremys reevesii isolate NIE-2019 linkage group 15, ASM1616193v1, whole genome shotgun sequence:
- the FN3K gene encoding fructosamine-3-kinase: MEKLLKTELKTSFLKAFGSAGGGYISQGQSYETDSGRVFVKINHKPQARKMFEGEMASLEAIKKTNILRVPQPIKVIDLPGEGAMFVMEYLKMKNLNKHSAKLGEQIADLHLHNQKLGEKLKKEGNTVGKGAGHSEPQYLDKFGFHTVTCCGFIQQVNEWQSDWLTFFICHRLQAQMDLIEKAYGDREARELWSLLKLKIPEMFCDVEIVPALLHGDLWAGNVAKDDFGPIVFDPASFYGHSEFDLAIAGMFGGFSSSFFSAYHSKIPKAPGFEKRNKLYQLFNYINHWNHFGTEYRGSTLNVMRKLLK; this comes from the exons ATGGAAAAGCTCCTGAAAACCGAACTGAAGACCTCCTTTCTGAAGGCATTTGGGAGCGCAGGAGGAGGGTATATTAGCCAAGGGCAGAGCTATGAAACTGACAGTGGGCGAGTGTTTGTGAAAATCAATCACAAGCCTCAG GCTAGAAAAATGTTTGAAGGTGAAATGGCAAGTTTAGAAGCTATCAAGAAAACCAACATCCTGAGGGTGCCCCAGCCCATTAAAGTGATTGACCTTCCAGGAGAGGGTGCAATGTTTGTCATGGAATACCTGAAGATGAAAAATCTCAACAA ACACTCTGCAAAGCTTGGAGAGCAGATAGCAGATCTTCACCTTCACAACCAGAAACTTGGagagaaattaaaaaaggaaGGAAACACTGTTG GTAAAGGTGCAGGACATTCTGAACCTCAATATCTGGATAAATTTGGATTCCATACAGTCACATGCTGTGGCTTTATACAGCAG GTGAATGAATGGCAAAGTGATTGGCTTACTTTCTTTATATGTCACCGACTCCAAGCTCAAATGGATTTAATTGAGAAAGCTTATGGAGACCGAGAAGCAAGAGAACTGTGGTCACTGCTTAAG CTGAAGATTCCTGAGATGTTCTGTGATGTGGAGATTGTCCCCGCTCTTCTTCATGGGGATTTGTGGGCAGGAAATGTTGCCAAGGATGATTTTGGTCCAATTGTCTTTGATCCTGCTTCCTTCTATGGCCATTCTGAATTTGACTTAGCGATTGCTGGGATGTTTGGTGGCTTTAGCAGCTCTTTCTTCTCTGCCTACCACAGTAAAATCCCCAAAGCTCCAGGTTTTGAGAAACGAAACAAGTTGTACCAGCTCTTTAATTATATAAACCACTGGAACCATTTTGGGACAGAGTACAGGGGATCTACTCTAAATGTAATGAGAAAGCTCTTAAAATAA